ATTTGCTGTGCCAATGTTGGCTCTACTTGAAACATCTCCGCATATTGCTTCCAGTTTTTTACTAAATCTAGTGCTTGATCGATGATTTTTTCTGGATTGCGAATCGAGTTTTGTTCGGCAATACTTATTAAATCTTTGCGTTCAAAGTTTTTGCGTTTTCCGTTGATACTCAAGTTGTGCTGGCTCACCCATACACTATCTGGACGATAGGCAAAACAAATATCATAAGCAGGTGCTAATTTCCATTTTCCTTGCGTATCCATTAAGAATGCAAAGTTTTTGGTGTGATCGTCACAATTGCGTGCTACGACATTAAACACCATACGTTTATACATTTGTTCTGCCTCTGCATAAGATAAGCGCAATAAACGCATCGTCTGAAACACTTGTTCATAGCTGTAGGACGTGATATTAGCAAAATCGTAATGCTGTAAGGCACATAACGTTTGGCTATGTACTTTTTGATTGCCACCTATACGATCAAAACGTTTGGTCATAAAATGCACCCGATTGTTTTCTTCAACCAATCGAGATTCCATCATGTCGATCCCAAAATCTGTAGCCATTTTGTAATACGCCATTTCTACACGACCATAACCTTTAGAAATTCCAAATTGCACATCGCTGATTTCATCAAATTTGATTAACCAATGCTCGAATCCCTCTTGAGCTAAGGTTTGGCCCGATTTGATTTTACCTGTTTTTTCGTTGTAGGCAATGATTGCTTTTGGGCGCGCTCCACCGGCAGAAGTTCCCATCTTTAGTACATCCAACATGACATCTTCCATGTTGTGTTGGGTACTAATGTGTAGTTCTTCTTTTTTTTCTAATAACGCTTTGGTAGTTTCTATTAAATCCGATAATTCCAAATCGTAAGAATTTGATTCCTTGCCTGTAACCGGCTCAAATTCTAAGGCGCCCATTCCTCTTTTTCCGATGAAGCATAACAACTCTACCGGATTTAAACTATTCTCCGGACGACCTTGACGCGCTAACCATGCATTGATTAATTCTTTCCCATAACGATCGGGCAATGCATCGGCTAACAAGCCAGGCAATCCTTTAAAAGTTTCGTTATCTCTAAATTCCGGAAAACTATAAATACGGTTTTTGTTGGGCATTTTAATGGGGGCAATCGGAAGCTCCTCTAACTTGAATTGAGGATCATACTCAAAACTTGCTAATCCTCTATTGGAATCCCAAGCTACAGCCCCTACACGTTTCCCATATATATTCACAAATGCGGTTGTTACCATCCTAAATCTGAATTGTCTTGTTGTGGGTTAGGTGCTTTTGATGCTCTTTGTCGTTTTTGCTTTTCGCCTTTAGCTAAGGCTATTGGACTCAATTCTTCCTGCACATCAAAGCTGTTTAGTACATATAAAGCATTTAGGATACGTAAGATTTTGATGAGATTACTCAACGAAATATTTTCACCACGCTCTAGCAAGCTTAAAGTGGTGCGGCTGATAGCCGCTTGTTGTGCTAACTCACCTTGCGTAAGATTTTCCTTAATACGTGTTTGCTGCACAAAAAAACCTATTTTTTGTAAAATAGCTTTATCTGATAAAGCAGCAATGTCTATTATATTGTTCATAAAGCATAAATAAAACTATTAATGAATTGTATTCTGTACAATAAAAAATATAATTTTTATTCTATAGCTAATGTACAAAAAAAAACGCATAAACCAAATATAATTCAGTTTATGCGTTATATATTGTTCATTAAAACGACTTACTTAATTACCGCAACTACACCTTCAAACTTAGCATAGTTCACCTTAACGCCATCGTCAAGGTCGAATGTGATTTGCTGGTTGGCAACTTCTTTTAGCTTTTGCTCGTATTCTTTTAGCTCTGAAATTTGTTTGGCTAAATTTTCATAGGCCTTGAATTCTTGCTTGGTTAAGTTCGCCTCGTTGGCATGCATTTCCTCATACTTTCCTTTTACGTACTCGATGTGCGGATGCAAATAGTTACGTAAAATTTTCTGTACGGTGTACGCATCCATGCGGTGCATGTACACTAACACACGGAAAGCTGATTTTTGTGGTGATTTTGGATTAGAACAGAATAACCAATAGATCGGTTTTTTCTTGTACATGGTTCCCGAAATATGGTACGCCCAAAACTGCTCGCACATCCATTTTTCATAATCCATGCCTAAACATTGGTTGATGAAGTTGAGGTTTTCGGTATGGGATGCATCGCCCCAAATGCGGTGGATGATATCATCTACCCGTTTTACCGCATCGTCTGGGAAGGCACAAGTGCTACCCATGATCGGAATAATCGCATCTTCATCGATTTCCATTTGGAAAGGTAAAGCGACATTATCTACTGGGTACGGTGCCAATTCTTCATCCGTTGGATTCGGATGCGCGATATGCAAGCCTTTACGCCCTAAACGGTAACGACCTAATAAAGTACCTACGAGATAAGATAAAAACTGCTGCATCACTACATTAGCCTGAATAGGCAGTACTACCTTTTCGCCTGCTCTGAAGGCTGGCTCTAACGCTTCTAAATCCTCGGCTTTGAGCTCGTCTTGTAAGATGGTAATGTCTTTTAGAGCTACTTCTGGCGTTAGCTCGTCTTGTAGACCATAGATATCGATAAAAATACGGTTGAGTTCTTCTTCGTTGGTGTGCAATTGAAAGAAATCTTGGCTCACTTCTGCTACCCAAGCTTCATAAGCCGCTTTCAACGAAACACTTCCCTTACCACTATTCCCTAATCCCTTTTCCCTGTCTACAAATCCCTTATCACTCTCCACTACTCCCTGTTCCCTAATCCCTAACAAAGGACTTTGCTCAAAATCCCAAGAGATTTCGCGAGAATCCCAGTCTTTTTTGGAAATGGAATAACAATTTTCAGTTATTTCACTGATATTAGTATTAAGAATATTATCATCTAAAGGTATATTTTGTACATCAATAGATTGGTAATTCATTGTGGGATTAAAAATATCTAAAATTTTTTGGCATAAATTTGAATTAACTAATGCTAAATATGAATATTTTTGCTTATCATTTTCAAAAATTGCAGGTGATCCAGCTACATCCCATAAAAAACCTTTAGGTAAAATTCTCGCATTAAATTTTCCTGTTGTAATAAAAGACCAGGTAAAACCTTCCTTAAAATAAAGATGTTGCAAAGTTGTTTTTGATCTATTAAATTCAGTTTTTCTATTCCAATTAACAAAATATTCTAAATTTCCATACCATTTTCTAAAATTTCCCCCTTTTGAATATGGAATCCAATTCTTATTTTCAGAAAAATCAGAAATGTTGATTAAATCTAAATTAATTTTATTTCTTGATAATTCATGCCATAATTTTAAGAATATGTCATTCTTACCTGTTGTAATACCTGTTATTATTTGTCCTTTATCCCCTAATTTATTTTTACCTATATTGAGCGATTTATACAAAAAAAAATAAAAGATAGCTTGCTTATAACCTTGATAATGTGTATTTTAGAGGTATTAAAATAAAAAAACAACACTTCACCATTTAGGTGCACAAGACTATCTTTTATGAGTACGAAGATAACAAAAATCGGCATTACAACCAATAAAATTTCTGGTCGTGGAGGGCTCCCTTTATTTCTTCGCTACACTGAGCAAATTGGCTTATATGGGCTAATATCGCGTAATGTTTCTTCTCTGCTTACTGGAAACAGCAAAGGCTTGCAGCTTCAACAGTTTGTAAAACAGATTGTTGCATTTTTTATAGATGGCACAAATATGGCCATAAGCAGTTTTGATCAAAGTAAAAAGGATGAAGGATATGCATGTTTGCTTGAATGCAAGACCGACCAATTGGCCTCTTCTCACCAGGTCAAACGTTTTTTTGGGAAGCTGTCCGTTATTTCAAACTCGGTATTCAATAAGATACTTAATGAACTGTTTATCTGGAGGCTTCACATATCCAAACCCAAAGTTATAGAACTGGGCATTGACACCATGGTTTTGGATAATGACGATGCTGCGAAACGCGAAGGTTGCGAGGTCACTTACAAGCGTAAGAAAGGGTTTCAGCCACTTCATATATGCTGGGGCTCGTTTCTGATAGACGTGACCTTTAGAAAAGGAAGTGCTCATTCCAATCATGGATCAGATTACACCGACAGGGTACGCTCTATAGTAAATCTGATACGCAAGAGATACTCCAAAGAAGTCCCTATTGTGGTGTGCGCCGATAGTGGGTTTGCGGATCAGAAAGCGTACGAGATATTCGAGCAAGAGCTTAATATACATTACATTACAACAGGAAAATTGTACAATGATGTTACTGAATATGTAAAGGCTTTACCCATTGACACTTTGGGCAAAATCACTAAAAATAAAGCAGTCTGGCAATTTGCGGAATTTGCCAGCAAGTTGAAATCCTGGTCCAAGTTTCGTCGTTGCTTTTTTACCAGATTGCACCGGGATGATACCGGGCAGTACGTAATGGAATTTGGTAAGCCTGACAGCGTCATCTATACCAATATCGGGAACTGTCCTGTCGCTGACAAAAGGCTTCGGGCATCCGGTGGAGATGAGTGGTTTAAAGCTGATACCATCATACGAAAATCACACCAAAGAGGAGCCGACGAGTTGATACATCGTAGCATTAAAGAGCTTGCTACCAGAGAACAACTTCCTTTTAAATCCTTTGGAATGAACAGAGCCTATTATTTTATGCTGGTAGTTACACACTTTATTTTCGAAGCATACAAACAAGATGTTACCGCAGAGGTTATTCCGGTAACCGTATATCCTAATACATTCAGAAGAAAGCTTATTGATTTTGCTGTCAAGATAACCTCAAGGGCAAGGAGTATTGTCCTGAATGTCACCAGAGTAATTTATGAAACGATAAATATTGAAGAGTTATGGGAACGGTGTCAGTCACCGCCGAAAATTCAGTTTGCATAAGGCAGAACAACATACCTCAGGATTGTAAACCCGTAGTGGTAATGGGAGACTTATGTCCAGACCCATAGAAAATGCGATAAAGTTCGGTTTGAGTGAAAAACAGAACTGAATTTTCGTTGAAAAAGTACACGAAAGAAGCCTACCTCTGAGAAAATTTCCGTTTTTTTGAAATCAAGTGAGACGACGGGGGCAGGTGAAATTACGAATCGCTCAATTTAGGTTTTATTAAAAATTTTTATTATATTCTTACTCACCCAATACGCAATCGGGCTACCTGGTATTTTATCAAAATTGGTTTGTGGGATGTTGGGGTAAAAATTAGTACCTTTTAAAAATTGTTCTTCTTTCTCGTTATTGGATTTGTAATCCACCAAACGATAGTAAGAACCTTTGGCGTTTTGAGGTGTTCTATTTTCTAACACAAAAGCCGTAGACTGTACCACTTCACCCGATAATTCTTCAAATGTACGTGGACCCAAGTGCAACATACTTTGTATGGTCTGGTTTAAAAGTAAGTGTGTTCTGTAATTCTCAAAAGAAGACAAGAACATCCAAGAGTGTTGGTTGATCATCCCCATCAATCCATTTGAACGGTTCAATGCCAAACACACCTCCATAAATACAGCAAATAAATCCGCCTTAGTCATCGGATACTGTGCATTTACATAATCCTTTAATTGCGCATTCATAGATTTTTGCCCCATATACGGCGGGTTTGCTACTACAGCGGCGTATTTTTTAGAAAGCACTAAAGCTACTTCGGTATAGCTTTTTAGTTTGTACCAAACTCCAATTTCTTCTATATCCAATGTTCCTTGTTTGTCTTTGTTGCTCCACGCATAGTATTGCGCTATTAAAACCTCGCGAGCTGTATCGCTTAAGCTAATTTTTAAAGCCGAACCAATGTTTTTTCCTTCGCGTAAGGCCTCAAATGCTTTGTACACCTCTTGTACGTGTTGGTTTTGCGTAAACAAGGCTACTTCTTCCGACGTAAAGCCTATACTTTCTGGGAAAGCATAGATATGCGGTATCACATCCAATGGGTTGTTCATCAACTCCATCGCTTGGCTGATATCTACTTGCTGTAGCTGTTGTGCTGCTTTGAGCAATACTGCAAAACGTGCCAATTGCATGGCTCTATCGTCAATATCCAAACCATACAAATTGTTTTTCAAGATGCTTTCAATCGCATTTTTAGCCGTATAGCCTTGTTCTCGGTACATTTTGTACAACCACTCAAAACCTACTACTAAAATATGCCCCGATCCACAGGCCGGATCAATCAACGTTAATTGTTCGATATCGTCAATTAAAGCACCTTTGCCTTCGGTTTCATTTTCCACCAAATACTTCATTTGGTCTTTTAAATCCGAATCTTCTTCAAAATCCAGATAGATTTTACCCACGGTATTTTCTACCATGTAGTTTACTATCCATTTTGGTGTAAAGATTTGGGTAGCAGCAGGAATATCTTCAGGACGTGCTTTTTTATTCGCTTTAAAACCTTTGAAGACCTCGTCTTTTTTGTCAGAAATGTAAAACTGATACAACCAACCGATCAATTCTACTTCTTTGAAATCTTCTTCGGCAATTTCGGTATTCAACGCTAACAAAAAGCCATCAATACTCAACAAATTTTGAGGAATCAACAATTCGGTATAATCGTTCACTCGCCCAAACACCTGATTGAGCAACGGATGAGTATTACAAAAATTGATCAACAGTATAGAAAATGCGGTTTCTTCATCATTCTCTAACAAAGCCTTTTTTAAATTGGCTTTTAAGGTAGAATGCGTTACTGTATGGTTCCCAGCTTTGGCATTTTGCAGAGCAATCGGACTTTGTGTACCATCGGCAAATTGTAAAAAGGGTTCGATGAAACCATTTTCTTCTAATACTTTGATGGCAACCAAACGGTTGAACCAGGTATAAGCCGCCTCTTCAGCAACATCTTTAAAAGCTTCTTTGTTTGAAGTTATTTTTTCTTTCAGGCGTTGCCATTTGGGTATTACGGTTGTGTCATTATATGGTTCGCCACGATGAACATATCCCCCTTGCGTTGCTGTCGGTTCATTTTCTACTTCTCCTTTTTGAGAAAAGCCCCAATATAGTATTTGCTTCGCCACAGCATCCACTAACTGGATGCGCGCAGCTTTTGCAAACGATTTTAATGCGTTTGTATTCATGTTATTTCAAGAATATTTTACCGTTTTTACTTAATTCAACCATTAGCTTATTGCGTAGTTTTTCTACCAATGCATCCACCTGTTCTGGCGTTTCGATGGTATTCCCCGCAATGATATCTGCAGAAACTTGAACGGTATGTATGGTTTTAGGTACATAGGTTTCTCCTTTTTCAGCCGCTACTTTTTTAGCACTTGCATCTTGTAAAAGCTTTAGATTATCCAGTTTAAAATCGGTCGCTTTTAATTGAAAAATCTCCAGCTCGCTTACTTGTTTTGCTTTTTCAATTTTACCCAATATAGTTGCTTTATCTGCAATGATATGCGGCTCTGTGATGTTCAGTTCTTGCTTTTTCGCATCCAATTCATTAAAAATAGCTTCATACAATGCGATGACTTCTGCTTTCAACTCCGTTAAACGTTTTTCTAAAGCTTGTGTTATTTTTTTATTCGTTTTACGAATAATAGGGAAACTGTCCCCTGGTTGATCTTCCGTTTGGAAGTATTGAATCAAGTTTTGTAAATCATCTGCAAGATCTACCTTTTCGATGTTTTGTTTGTTATCGAAAACATAGTTTCTCATTTCGTTGTAGCTTTCAAAATTACTATCCACAAACTCCTTGGTAGCCACATACACATCACGAAATGCTTTCAATTCCTTTTGCTTACTACTTACCAAGGTCATCACCTTTTCTTCGCTACGCGTTTCGTAGATTTCTCTGAGAGCAGCGTGGAAGTTGTTGAAATGTTTAGCAAACGGATAGCCTGCGTATTCTTCTTTGTAGTGATTTGCTTCTATCAAATAAACAGCAAGTGCTTCTTTAAATTGCTTAATCAGCTCTGTTACTTCTGCCGAATTTGCAAAAGATAAGGTGATAAAAATATCTTTCACCGCATTTTTGAACTGTGCAACTTCCTCTTGATTGTAAGCCTTTAGATTTTTGATAATGATGGCCTCACGATCTCTGCTATTAATCGCTTTGGCATAAAAGTCTTTTAGTTCTAACACCTCATTTTGGTATTCAATTTGGCGGTGTTTTTTATGCGCTAGGTTGAATACGATATGTAGGGTTGCTAAATCTTTCCAACCGTACGGCGCTTTTTCAAACATTTTAACCAAGTCAGCTAATGATACTTCATTGCCTAACATGGTAATTTTGCTGTTTACCTCGTTTTCGGCAACATTTAATTCAACATCCATAGATGTTTGCATTAAACCACGTTTGATCGCCTCTTGCAAATCGTTGTTACTTTGCGCAAAATTTGCACTCCACGCATGGTTTTTATATAACGACTGAATATGGTAGTTTACCATATCAGTGAATCGCTGTGCTGGGTTGCTGCTCGAAATATCAGATGCATCTACCACATTTTGATTCGAAATGAATGGCGTAGAGGCAAATAATTTCTCAAAACGAATGATTAAATCTTTTAGTAAAACTTCGTTACGTCCGTGAAACTCTTCAAGTGTTTTCGCGCGTGTACCTGTAGCTGATGCACGGTTATCTGATAAATATTGCGCTGTTTTGCAATACGTAAAAAAGTCTTTTTTGAAATCGTTTTGTTGATGGAACCACTGGTTGATGTTGATACATAATTCATTTGATGCTACTGTCATAGCCAACTGATGGATATCAGCCGCCTCAAAAACCATGAACTTGATTTTAAAAGCATCTCCATTGACCAAAATTTTATCATCAATCGCTAATTCAGCTTTGATAGTTCTATTTCCTAAGTTAATCGCTGCATCTGGTTTCACCACCTTTTTGATGATACTATCAAAAAAGTATGTTAAACGAGAGTTGGATTTTACTTCTGAATCTGAAATGGCATTGGCTACTTTAATTCCTTCGTCATCTAGGAATTTATACTTCCCTTCCGATACTTGAATGATATTTTTATCTACAAGAATATCCAATACTTTCTGAACTTTTTCTTGTAGATTTATTTTAACCTCATTGACATTGTTTAATAGCAATATGGTTAAGTTTTCTATGGTAGCAGGTAAATTTACACTTGTATCTTCGGTAAGATTGGAAATCATGAATAAAACCTTAATCACACGGTCAGCGAAAGGTTTTAAGTCTCCATCGAACTGAATTTGTAAGGCTTTATTCAGAATTGAATTGGCTGCATGGGTTAGGTTTTTACTGAATTGATCGTTAAAGAAATTATCAAAAGAAATAAAATACCCTAACTC
The genomic region above belongs to Xiashengella succiniciproducens and contains:
- the pglX gene encoding BREX-1 system adenine-specific DNA-methyltransferase PglX — its product is MNTNALKSFAKAARIQLVDAVAKQILYWGFSQKGEVENEPTATQGGYVHRGEPYNDTTVIPKWQRLKEKITSNKEAFKDVAEEAAYTWFNRLVAIKVLEENGFIEPFLQFADGTQSPIALQNAKAGNHTVTHSTLKANLKKALLENDEETAFSILLINFCNTHPLLNQVFGRVNDYTELLIPQNLLSIDGFLLALNTEIAEEDFKEVELIGWLYQFYISDKKDEVFKGFKANKKARPEDIPAATQIFTPKWIVNYMVENTVGKIYLDFEEDSDLKDQMKYLVENETEGKGALIDDIEQLTLIDPACGSGHILVVGFEWLYKMYREQGYTAKNAIESILKNNLYGLDIDDRAMQLARFAVLLKAAQQLQQVDISQAMELMNNPLDVIPHIYAFPESIGFTSEEVALFTQNQHVQEVYKAFEALREGKNIGSALKISLSDTAREVLIAQYYAWSNKDKQGTLDIEEIGVWYKLKSYTEVALVLSKKYAAVVANPPYMGQKSMNAQLKDYVNAQYPMTKADLFAVFMEVCLALNRSNGLMGMINQHSWMFLSSFENYRTHLLLNQTIQSMLHLGPRTFEELSGEVVQSTAFVLENRTPQNAKGSYYRLVDYKSNNEKEEQFLKGTNFYPNIPQTNFDKIPGSPIAYWVSKNIIKIFNKT
- the brxC gene encoding BREX system P-loop protein BrxC, which encodes MILQYIYEKDITRHINPAVVVSELEENKIEQEIGEYVFTQDIVKNLYKFLNAITNKKEGKTGVWISGYYGSGKSHFIKYLFYCLNKETRAFAFDRFKKALIDLKLDDLSEVTLSNVQLIQNSLDKTDVNEIIFNVDAVSGTVKNNNTITRILFNQLNAKRGYNTTNIAVALLIEKHFDQKGLFETFKEKVKAVIGEDWHESKIRDIIRMRLAKVIDIAYELDATIDKDALRNAIKEDQDYRIDELIQELKDYVNQKGDNHKLIFLMDEVSQYIGANTDLLLNLQTIVEEIGSKIGNKVWIVCTAQQDLKNLVNNTDRKSEDFGKIMGRFETMISLDSQDAAYITQKRILEKNEEGLKALVPFYKENKGAIENQFVFDHDLYNNYKNAEDFYLSYPFVPYQFRLISDVFQSFSTVGYVGEGVKNTERAILGITHYTAEKHKLNELGYFISFDNFFNDQFSKNLTHAANSILNKALQIQFDGDLKPFADRVIKVLFMISNLTEDTSVNLPATIENLTILLLNNVNEVKINLQEKVQKVLDILVDKNIIQVSEGKYKFLDDEGIKVANAISDSEVKSNSRLTYFFDSIIKKVVKPDAAINLGNRTIKAELAIDDKILVNGDAFKIKFMVFEAADIHQLAMTVASNELCININQWFHQQNDFKKDFFTYCKTAQYLSDNRASATGTRAKTLEEFHGRNEVLLKDLIIRFEKLFASTPFISNQNVVDASDISSSNPAQRFTDMVNYHIQSLYKNHAWSANFAQSNNDLQEAIKRGLMQTSMDVELNVAENEVNSKITMLGNEVSLADLVKMFEKAPYGWKDLATLHIVFNLAHKKHRQIEYQNEVLELKDFYAKAINSRDREAIIIKNLKAYNQEEVAQFKNAVKDIFITLSFANSAEVTELIKQFKEALAVYLIEANHYKEEYAGYPFAKHFNNFHAALREIYETRSEEKVMTLVSSKQKELKAFRDVYVATKEFVDSNFESYNEMRNYVFDNKQNIEKVDLADDLQNLIQYFQTEDQPGDSFPIIRKTNKKITQALEKRLTELKAEVIALYEAIFNELDAKKQELNITEPHIIADKATILGKIEKAKQVSELEIFQLKATDFKLDNLKLLQDASAKKVAAEKGETYVPKTIHTVQVSADIIAGNTIETPEQVDALVEKLRNKLMVELSKNGKIFLK
- a CDS encoding type II toxin-antitoxin system HipA family toxin, which gives rise to MVTTAFVNIYGKRVGAVAWDSNRGLASFEYDPQFKLEELPIAPIKMPNKNRIYSFPEFRDNETFKGLPGLLADALPDRYGKELINAWLARQGRPENSLNPVELLCFIGKRGMGALEFEPVTGKESNSYDLELSDLIETTKALLEKKEELHISTQHNMEDVMLDVLKMGTSAGGARPKAIIAYNEKTGKIKSGQTLAQEGFEHWLIKFDEISDVQFGISKGYGRVEMAYYKMATDFGIDMMESRLVEENNRVHFMTKRFDRIGGNQKVHSQTLCALQHYDFANITSYSYEQVFQTMRLLRLSYAEAEQMYKRMVFNVVARNCDDHTKNFAFLMDTQGKWKLAPAYDICFAYRPDSVWVSQHNLSINGKRKNFERKDLISIAEQNSIRNPEKIIDQALDLVKNWKQYAEMFQVEPTLAQQIAGELIKEMK
- a CDS encoding IS1380 family transposase, giving the protein MSTKITKIGITTNKISGRGGLPLFLRYTEQIGLYGLISRNVSSLLTGNSKGLQLQQFVKQIVAFFIDGTNMAISSFDQSKKDEGYACLLECKTDQLASSHQVKRFFGKLSVISNSVFNKILNELFIWRLHISKPKVIELGIDTMVLDNDDAAKREGCEVTYKRKKGFQPLHICWGSFLIDVTFRKGSAHSNHGSDYTDRVRSIVNLIRKRYSKEVPIVVCADSGFADQKAYEIFEQELNIHYITTGKLYNDVTEYVKALPIDTLGKITKNKAVWQFAEFASKLKSWSKFRRCFFTRLHRDDTGQYVMEFGKPDSVIYTNIGNCPVADKRLRASGGDEWFKADTIIRKSHQRGADELIHRSIKELATREQLPFKSFGMNRAYYFMLVVTHFIFEAYKQDVTAEVIPVTVYPNTFRRKLIDFAVKITSRARSIVLNVTRVIYETINIEELWERCQSPPKIQFA
- a CDS encoding BREX-1 system adenine-specific DNA-methyltransferase PglX, which translates into the protein MYKSLNIGKNKLGDKGQIITGITTGKNDIFLKLWHELSRNKINLDLINISDFSENKNWIPYSKGGNFRKWYGNLEYFVNWNRKTEFNRSKTTLQHLYFKEGFTWSFITTGKFNARILPKGFLWDVAGSPAIFENDKQKYSYLALVNSNLCQKILDIFNPTMNYQSIDVQNIPLDDNILNTNISEITENCYSISKKDWDSREISWDFEQSPLLGIREQGVVESDKGFVDREKGLGNSGKGSVSLKAAYEAWVAEVSQDFFQLHTNEEELNRIFIDIYGLQDELTPEVALKDITILQDELKAEDLEALEPAFRAGEKVVLPIQANVVMQQFLSYLVGTLLGRYRLGRKGLHIAHPNPTDEELAPYPVDNVALPFQMEIDEDAIIPIMGSTCAFPDDAVKRVDDIIHRIWGDASHTENLNFINQCLGMDYEKWMCEQFWAYHISGTMYKKKPIYWLFCSNPKSPQKSAFRVLVYMHRMDAYTVQKILRNYLHPHIEYVKGKYEEMHANEANLTKQEFKAYENLAKQISELKEYEQKLKEVANQQITFDLDDGVKVNYAKFEGVVAVIK
- a CDS encoding helix-turn-helix transcriptional regulator — its product is MNNIIDIAALSDKAILQKIGFFVQQTRIKENLTQGELAQQAAISRTTLSLLERGENISLSNLIKILRILNALYVLNSFDVQEELSPIALAKGEKQKRQRASKAPNPQQDNSDLGW